One region of Pagrus major chromosome 7, Pma_NU_1.0 genomic DNA includes:
- the angptl7 gene encoding angiopoietin-related protein 7: MAKLNLSIVALVVTVLLLAETWAQNPRKRMAPPKPPKAQCCDEVRSLKVQVANLTSILEELSRKQETDLMSVVRQIMELDKQNRQQEARVTEAESKYSEINNRVEIMQLQTLQSATQTSTDAIYDCSSLYSKNYRISGEYKLPKDDFLGTPELNVFCDMETNGGGWTLIQRRKVGLTSFNRDWKQYKNGFGSIRGDFWLGNEHIFRLTRQPSMLRIEMEDWEGQTRYAEYGFFTVGNELNSYKLFLANYSGNAGDSLRYHNNTNFSTIDKDNDKCVDDCAARRRGGYWYNCCTDSNLNGVFYRYGEHTKNSDGITWYGWHGSNYSLKKVEMKVRPVGFQP; encoded by the exons ATGGCAAAGTTAAATTTGAGCATAGTGGCTTTGGTGGTCACAGTGCTGCTTTTGGCAGAGACATGGGCCCAGAATCCAAGGAAGAGAATGGCACCTCCAAAGCCTCCCAAGGCTCAGTGCTGCGATGAGGTGCGCTCCCTCAAGGTTCAGGTGGCCAATCTGACCAGCATCCTCGAGGAGCTGAGTCGCAAGCAGGAGACAGACTTGATGAGTGTCGTGAGGCAAATAATGGAGCTGGACAAGCAGAACCGGCAGCAAGAAGCCCGGGTGACGGAGGCAGAGAGCAAGTACTCAGAGATCAACAACCGTGTGGAGATCATGCAGCTACAGACTCTACAGTCTGCTACTCAGACTTCAACAG atGCCATATACGACTGTTCATCCCTCTACAGCAAGAACTACAGGATCTCTGGCGAGTACAAACTGCCCAAAGATGACTTTCTGGGTACACCTGAGCTGAAT GTTTTCTGCGATATGGAAACAAATGGAGGTGGTTGGACTCTGATCCAGAGGCGTAAGGTCGGCCTGACGTCATTCAACCGTGACTGGAAGCAGTACAAGAATGGATTCGGATCCATCCGCGGAGACTTCTGGCTGGGAAATGAGCACATCTTCCGTTTAACAAGGCAGCCCAGTATGCTCAGGATTGAGATGGAG GACTGGGAAGGACAGACACGCTATGCTGAGTATGGCTTTTTCACTGTGGGTAATGAGCTCAACAGCTACAAGCTTTTCCTCGCCAACTACAGTGGGAATGCTGGAGACTCCCTGCGCTACCACAACAACACCAACTTCAGCACCATCGACAAGGACAATGACAAATGTGTGGATGACTGTGCTGCACGTCGCAGAG GTGGTTACTGGTACAACTGCTGCACTGACTCAAACTTGAATGGTGTTTTCTACCGCTACGGTGAGCACACGAAGAACTCAGATGGGATCACTTGGTATGGCTGGCACGGATCCAACTACTCCCTCAAGAAAGTGGAAATGAAGGTCCGGCCAGTGGGTTTTCAACCATAA